Proteins encoded together in one Orrella marina window:
- the pncB gene encoding nicotinate phosphoribosyltransferase, producing the protein MIIRSLLDTDLYKFTMMQVVLHHFPSAQVQYRFWCRTPDVDFGPFIDEIEREIDALCEVRLREDELDYLRSLRFIKSDFVDFLGLFHLPRKSIHVSPGDKPGELSIVVEGAWLHTILFEIPVLAIVNEVYFRHRIPEPDLELGRARLMEKVEMVKQASDLPAFRVAEYGTRRRFSHAWHDEVLRALKARMGPSLAGTSNVYMARRHGLTPMGTMGHEYLQACQALGPRLRDSQVFALEVWAKEYRGDLGIALSDVYGLEAFLRDFDMYFCKLFDGARHDSGDPMEWGERMIEHYRANRVDPLSKTLVFSDGLNFSRALELARRFAGRIQVSFGIGTNLTHDLGHEPLQVVMKMVRCNGQPVAKISDEPAKTMCDDPAYLSYLRHVFDLPSV; encoded by the coding sequence ATGATTATTCGATCTTTGCTCGACACCGATCTTTACAAGTTCACCATGATGCAGGTGGTATTGCACCATTTTCCGTCAGCCCAGGTGCAGTATCGTTTCTGGTGCAGAACGCCAGACGTGGATTTTGGGCCTTTTATCGACGAGATCGAGCGTGAGATCGATGCGTTGTGCGAGGTGAGACTGCGCGAAGACGAGCTTGATTACTTGAGATCTCTGAGATTCATCAAAAGCGACTTTGTCGATTTTCTGGGACTGTTTCATCTGCCGCGCAAGAGTATTCACGTCAGTCCAGGCGACAAGCCAGGCGAGTTGTCGATCGTGGTCGAAGGGGCCTGGCTGCATACCATTCTGTTCGAGATACCTGTTCTTGCAATTGTCAACGAGGTTTACTTCAGGCACCGAATCCCGGAACCTGACCTGGAGCTCGGCAGGGCCCGCTTGATGGAGAAAGTCGAGATGGTGAAACAGGCATCGGATCTGCCTGCTTTCCGGGTGGCGGAATACGGTACGCGACGTCGCTTCTCTCACGCGTGGCACGATGAGGTGCTGCGAGCGCTCAAGGCCAGAATGGGCCCGAGTCTGGCAGGAACCAGTAACGTATACATGGCCAGGCGACATGGTTTGACCCCGATGGGAACGATGGGGCATGAGTATTTGCAGGCCTGCCAGGCGCTTGGCCCAAGGTTGCGTGACTCCCAGGTCTTTGCACTTGAGGTCTGGGCAAAGGAGTATCGTGGCGATCTCGGAATTGCTCTGTCCGACGTGTACGGACTTGAGGCCTTTCTGAGGGACTTCGACATGTACTTCTGCAAGCTGTTTGATGGTGCTCGTCACGATTCCGGCGATCCGATGGAATGGGGAGAACGGATGATTGAGCACTACCGTGCGAACCGGGTCGACCCACTCTCCAAGACCCTGGTGTTCTCGGACGGTCTGAACTTTTCCAGGGCACTGGAGCTTGCAAGACGCTTTGCCGGACGTATCCAGGTTTCGTTCGGAATAGGGACCAATCTGACGCACGATCTGGGCCATGAGCCACTTCAGGTCGTGATGAAGATGGTTCGCTGCAACGGACAGCCGGTCGCGAAAATTTCTGATGAACCGGCCAAGACCATGTGTGATGATCCGGCCTACCTGTCGTATTTGCGGCACGTGTTCGACTTGCCTTCTGTATGA
- a CDS encoding electron transport complex subunit RsxB translates to MSDADQQILIQTIDAILPQTQCTQCGYDGCMPYAEALARGEADINRCPPGDESGMRALASLLGRAPKPIDPACGQPGPLTVAVIDEEHCVGCTLCIKACPVDAIIGANKRMHTVLPDWCTGCDLCVAPCPVDCITMTPVSDPALMWGPRRAAQARERHQSRLARKRDSNAQSSARTNRLARPSQSDKENVVAAALAKARERRMARS, encoded by the coding sequence ATGTCAGACGCAGACCAACAGATCCTGATCCAGACGATTGATGCCATCCTGCCCCAAACCCAATGCACTCAATGTGGCTACGATGGCTGTATGCCCTATGCTGAAGCGCTGGCCAGAGGCGAGGCTGACATCAACCGCTGTCCTCCCGGCGACGAATCAGGTATGCGCGCGCTTGCGTCATTACTCGGTCGGGCTCCCAAGCCCATCGATCCCGCATGTGGGCAACCGGGGCCGCTGACAGTGGCTGTCATTGACGAAGAACATTGCGTTGGCTGTACGCTTTGCATCAAAGCCTGTCCTGTTGATGCGATTATTGGCGCGAACAAGCGTATGCACACTGTGCTGCCAGACTGGTGCACTGGCTGTGATCTCTGTGTCGCTCCCTGTCCTGTTGATTGCATCACCATGACTCCTGTTTCTGATCCTGCGCTAATGTGGGGCCCGCGAAGAGCCGCTCAGGCACGCGAACGCCACCAGAGCAGACTTGCACGCAAACGTGACTCCAATGCGCAAAGCTCGGCCAGAACAAATCGTTTGGCAAGGCCTAGCCAATCGGACAAGGAAAATGTGGTCGCGGCTGCACTGGCAAAGGCACGGGAACGAAGGATGGCCAGGTCATGA
- a CDS encoding RidA family protein yields MQSIQRINVEKRLSDVAVYNGVAYLAGQIPEDASLDMTGQTEQVLSIIDQLLEVAGTNKSRILMAQIFISNMAEFDAMNKAWDAWVDQGNAPPRATVEARLANPNFKVEIVVTAAV; encoded by the coding sequence ATGCAGTCGATTCAACGTATAAATGTCGAGAAACGGCTCTCTGATGTTGCGGTTTATAACGGGGTTGCATACCTTGCTGGCCAGATTCCAGAGGATGCCAGTCTGGATATGACCGGGCAGACCGAACAGGTTCTGTCCATCATTGATCAGTTGCTTGAAGTGGCCGGGACCAACAAGTCGCGGATTCTGATGGCCCAGATCTTTATTTCCAACATGGCTGAATTTGACGCAATGAACAAGGCTTGGGATGCCTGGGTCGATCAGGGCAACGCACCACCTCGTGCGACGGTTGAGGCCAGACTGGCCAACCCGAATTTCAAAGTCGAGATTGTCGTGACAGCCGCTGTGTAA
- the nth gene encoding endonuclease III, whose amino-acid sequence MNRENRVRIFETFAQANPNPTTELEYADSFQLLIAVILSAQATDKSVNLATRDLFREHGTPEKMLALGVDGLTAYIRTIGLFRTKASNVIATCRILVEQHGSKVPRSREALEALPGVGRKTANVVLNTAFGEPTIAVDTHIFRVSNRTGIGPGKTVLAVEQALEKHVPPAFRLNAHHWLILHGRYVCVARKPKCDVCLISQWCDHYKKTLRKRPTSRT is encoded by the coding sequence ATGAACCGCGAGAACCGCGTCCGGATTTTTGAAACCTTTGCCCAAGCCAATCCAAACCCCACAACTGAGCTGGAGTACGCCGATTCGTTTCAACTGCTGATCGCAGTCATTCTATCGGCGCAGGCCACTGACAAGTCGGTCAATCTGGCTACACGAGACCTTTTCAGGGAACACGGAACCCCGGAAAAAATGCTGGCGCTCGGCGTCGATGGGCTCACGGCATACATTCGGACGATCGGCCTGTTTCGCACCAAGGCAAGCAATGTCATCGCAACATGCCGCATTCTGGTCGAGCAACACGGCTCAAAAGTCCCTCGGTCGCGTGAGGCACTGGAGGCATTGCCCGGTGTGGGGCGCAAGACCGCGAATGTTGTGCTCAACACAGCATTCGGTGAGCCCACCATAGCGGTCGATACGCATATTTTCAGAGTCTCTAACCGGACCGGGATAGGCCCTGGAAAAACAGTGCTAGCCGTTGAGCAGGCACTCGAGAAACATGTTCCGCCGGCGTTTCGGCTAAACGCGCATCACTGGCTGATCCTGCACGGCCGATATGTCTGTGTCGCCAGAAAGCCCAAATGCGATGTGTGCCTGATTTCGCAGTGGTGTGATCATTACAAGAAAACACTGCGCAAGCGTCCCACCTCCAGGACCTGA
- a CDS encoding ferredoxin--NADP reductase has translation MQSGDVTSKYSRQTVLEVRRWASPGLCSVRTTRPDGFNFVPGQFARIGLPEDKQSGEPSLWRAYSMVTHPEDPDLEFFSVTVSDGQFSPLLAALEPGDSLWIENNPFGFLTLDRFQDGQVLWLISTGTGLSAYIPMLRDSQTWDRFETVVLVHGVRTQQELAYRDEILQIASKINTPARSRLIYLCATSREPWPAVEGRPGPVAQAKRITAALLDGTLTTAAGVGLEPKGGRVMLCGNPEMVTEMRKLLAERGFAAGRRGNPGNLAVENYW, from the coding sequence ATGCAATCAGGTGACGTCACCAGTAAGTACTCACGCCAGACCGTGCTGGAAGTTCGGAGATGGGCATCGCCAGGCTTATGCTCGGTCCGCACGACACGCCCAGATGGTTTCAACTTTGTGCCCGGACAGTTTGCCCGCATCGGTCTCCCCGAAGACAAGCAAAGTGGTGAACCTTCCCTCTGGCGTGCTTATTCGATGGTGACACACCCTGAAGACCCTGATCTGGAGTTTTTCAGTGTGACGGTTTCCGACGGGCAGTTCAGCCCGCTCCTGGCAGCACTCGAACCGGGGGACTCTCTCTGGATCGAGAACAACCCTTTCGGGTTTCTCACGCTAGACCGGTTCCAGGATGGCCAGGTGCTCTGGCTGATCAGTACGGGAACAGGCTTGTCTGCTTACATTCCCATGCTTCGCGACAGCCAGACATGGGACAGGTTTGAAACAGTCGTGCTGGTTCACGGGGTACGCACACAGCAGGAGCTTGCCTACCGCGATGAGATTTTGCAGATTGCGAGCAAGATCAACACGCCAGCAAGAAGCAGACTAATTTACCTGTGCGCGACATCTCGCGAGCCTTGGCCAGCCGTTGAGGGACGGCCGGGGCCAGTCGCTCAGGCCAAACGAATCACCGCCGCCTTGCTCGATGGCACCCTCACAACTGCTGCAGGTGTTGGCCTTGAGCCAAAGGGCGGGCGGGTCATGCTTTGCGGCAACCCGGAGATGGTGACCGAGATGAGAAAGTTACTGGCTGAGCGCGGGTTTGCGGCTGGCCGTCGCGGGAATCCGGGCAATCTCGCCGTCGAGAATTACTGGTAG
- the fdxA gene encoding ferredoxin FdxA codes for MTHVVTENCIKCKFTDCVDVCPVDCFKEGPNFLVIDPDECIDCAVCIPECPADAIFAEEDVPADQVRFIELNAELSPLYKTISRSKEPLPDADDWNGKPDKLKHLER; via the coding sequence ATGACTCACGTTGTTACAGAGAACTGCATCAAATGCAAATTCACAGACTGTGTGGATGTTTGCCCTGTTGATTGCTTCAAGGAAGGTCCTAATTTTCTGGTGATTGATCCTGACGAATGCATTGATTGTGCTGTCTGTATCCCGGAGTGCCCCGCTGACGCGATTTTTGCGGAAGAGGATGTACCTGCCGACCAGGTTCGTTTCATTGAGTTGAACGCCGAGCTCAGCCCTCTTTACAAAACGATTAGCCGGTCCAAGGAACCTCTCCCAGACGCTGACGACTGGAATGGCAAACCTGACAAGCTCAAGCATCTTGAACGATAG